In Vicia villosa cultivar HV-30 ecotype Madison, WI unplaced genomic scaffold, Vvil1.0 ctg.001698F_1_1, whole genome shotgun sequence, the sequence AAACTCAAGGGCTCTAAGGAGGTTGAGGACAGCTTGCGAGAGGGCAAAGAGGACCCTTTCATTTGATACCGAGGCCACCGTTGACATAGATGCCTTATATGAGGGTATTGACTTCTGTTCTTCACTCACTAGGGCCAAGTTTGAGCAACTCAATTTGGATCTCTTTGAAAAATGTTTGAAGACTGTTGAGAGTTGTCTTATTGATTCTAAGATTAACAAGAGTAGTGTTGACGATGTTGTCCTTGTGGGTGGTTCTTCTAGGATTCCGAAAGTGCAACAATTATTGcaagactttttcatgtggaagGAACTTTGTTTGAGCATCAACCCGGACGAGGCTGTTGCTTATGGTGCTGCAGTTCAAGCTTCTTTGCTTTGTGAAGACACAAAGAATTCTCTAAACTTAGTTTTGCGAGATGTCACTCCGTTATCTCTAGGTAAGGCAGTAAGAGGAGATGCTATGAGTGTGGTGATTCCTAGAAACACATCTGTTCCTGTCCAGAGATCAAAAGTATATGTTACAACTGAAGACTACATATCAATTATGTCGGTTATGGTTTATGAAGGTGAGAGATTAAAAGCCAGTGAGAACAACTTGTTGGGTATGTTTAATTTCTCAATTCCTCCTGCTCCTCGAGGCGATATTCTTGTCAATGTTTGTTTTTCCGTAGATGTTGATGGTATTTTAAACGTCTCTGCGAAGGAAGAAACAGGTGGAAATGAGAAAGATATTACAATAACAAGTGATAAAGGAAGGCTAACAACCCTTGAAATTGAGAGAATGATCCAGGAAGCTGAGAATTTTAAGGCCGAAGACATCAAGTTTATGAAGAAAATTGAAGCAGTGAATGGTTTGGATGATTATCTTTACAACATGAGGAAAGTAATGAAGGATGGCAGTGTTTCTTCAATGCTCAATTCAATTGATAAAATGAAGATCAATGCTGCAATGATAAAAGGGAAACAATTGATCGATGGCAAAGACCAACAAGAAACATTTGTGTTTATGGACTTTCAGAGGGAGCTGGAGAACATCTTTGAATCAGCTATGGAAAAGATCAACAAAGGTTACTCTGATGAAGAAAGTGATTCTGATTCTTAATTTCCTGCTGATAACCGTTTacttatttcatttcatttctctTTGAATCAGCTATAAAAAACATCTTTGAAGCTGTTTGTTTTGTTCCCTTGCTTTTGATCGAATatgaacttttggaattgtttctTTAGTTATATTTGTTCTGTGCTGTCAATTTGTGTTTAACACATAGTCACACGGTTCGCAATTCGTTCCGGTACGTGGTACGCATTCGGGTACGTGGTACGCATCTCTCAAAAAATTCGGTACGCGAGGGGTATACATAGTTGGTACGCTATTTGGGTTCGTGGTACGTTCAAATATAATATTCGGTACGCtagaattaaaataattaattattttaagattaaaatggAATGAGTAGTTGAATTTATACAGCTTATTAGACCTGAGTGAGAGATAACAGAATTGTCAAACATAATACTTATCACTCTGAGTCCCACATCGAGCATCTTCTGCATATTAAGAGCTAGGATACTTATAAATAAAGAATATTGCAGCGTAACTTTTCAATTTAGGAAGGCTTACTTGAATGTGTACCATCGCTCATATTGAGCAAGTggtattagtttaataatttattacCTCTTTTAGGGGTACATCATATATGAGTTACTGTGATATGCTTGCGTCATTTGGCGTAACTCCAGTTGAATTAGTTTGAAATTTTATAGCTAGCAGCAgtggtattttggttcgctggtTCATGTGAATTCTTAGAGAATTGTGGTGAACCGGTTCACAAAAGTATTGCGAACCGGTTTGCGCGAACCAATTCGCGGTTCTGTAGGGGGTCTGACGAATTATGTGACTATGGTTTAACATGTAGAATGTTTGGAAATGTTATATAAGACCTGCATGTGACCAGGGGCGGAGCCAAGTCCCAGCTATCCTGGGCAGGCGTCCGGGTTCAACccttattttctttgtatttcctccaatttaatagtcaatttttaaacaaaatcaaatgtGTAAAGTTTAAATGTGTAAAGTTTTTGCTCAGGCTGCATAAAATTTTTGACTCCGCCACTGCATGTGactaaattaaaaatcaaaatgagATCTAACATAGAactagtgtttttttttttcataagcaaCTGATGTATTAGAATCTAATATAGAACTTTTAATCACaagaatttgattaaaaaaaaggcTGGTTTTAAAAGGtgaaattaattgaaaatatgTGACTAATTACTTAAGAGTGAGGGTTTATTTGGTTATACCATATTttgagaatgttaatacattaatgtcgctattaatttctctcttttgatgaatctaatggttgatatttatttctctcatctctcaatataaaatgatatatatatatatatatatatatatatatatatatatatatatatatatatatatatatatatatatatatatatatatatatatatatatatatatatatatatatatcactacaaaaaaaaaagtcaTCTACCACAACCACAAAACTgcggctatatgcaaaataacagTGGTTTAACGTTttggccacggtttggccacagAAATTTGACTGTGGTCAGATCGTAAAACCATGGTTCTTATTTAATGTATAGCATACGGTTTAATTGCCAAGGTTTTGCCACAGTTTGTTTATGACCACCAATTAAAACCCTGGTCATATTTTGTACGTTATACACCATTaatcttgccacggtttatttTTGTGCCATGGCATGAAAATGTCATTTTAGATCAATATAAAATTCCAACAAGAATACTCATTTTTGTAGACATTGATTAGAATCTAATTTCAAGCAAATTAAACATTAacgtcaagaacaaaatattcaTTAAGAAATAAGTTTACATCAAATGATGTTACCGACTAATAAGGTTGTTAAAATATAGATATGTTTTGGTGTCATTCTTAAACACAACCAAGTTTCTCTCGAGAGAGTCAtcccaaattcaaaacaaaagttCTAAGAGCTATATAATATAAAACACAACTATACTATTAATTAAACTCATGCATCATaatattcttcttcttgatcatctCCTTGTTCTTCTTCCATATTTTCACGACAAGCTTCTTCCACATTTTCATGATCACAAGCTTCTTCCATATCTTCATTACAAGCTTCTTCGTCTCCATTCTGCAAGGAACATGATTCCAAACATACTATAAGTATTTAATACAAACATGTCTTTAATAGGTAATGATAAGATAATATGTCTCAACATGATACTATAAGTATTTACACAAACATGTCTCAAAAGATCCCACTCAATTTGAGAGGAGCTGAAACAATACTATATTGCCCAAGCATAATAGTTTATTTTCATCTTTGCACTCTAGGTACTTCAGTTTTGTATTACAGTTACAAGAAATTCTAACGGATATGAATGTAATTCCAGCCTTCATCAAAGTAGCCTAAGGAAGAGAATATCATTTACTTTCGATTTAATTCAACAGTTTCCTAGAACCAAAATTTGGAGTAGGAAACGGTGGTAACGGTGAAGCAAAGGTTCTGGTGTGGTGGAGAGGGGCTGACCTACAATATTAACACTCCAACATTCAACTTAGTATGTGAGGGAGAAGAGTGAATCAACattaaatttgaaattgataTCTGAATTTGGCGCCTTCTTTCTATATAatagagagaaaataataaaCTTGCTATTTATGAGACATGAATTATAGAGAGCCGTTGGATGTATCTAAAGTTTAACTCCTCTATAATCGTTCATAGGAAAGTCCTCATGTTCTGAAAAGGTTCTGGAAGAACTACAACAACTTCGGAGTGGTCGG encodes:
- the LOC131636334 gene encoding heat shock cognate 70 kDa protein-like, whose product is MAKKYKGPAIGIDLGTTYSCVAVWQGQNNRAEIIHNDQGNRTTPSFVAFTDSQRLIGDAAKNQAASNPANTIFDAKRLIGRKYSDPVIQNDIQLWPFKVVAGKDDKPEIIVKYKGVEKCFCAEEISSMVLTKMREIAEKFLGSTVENAVVTVPAYFNDSQRKATKDAGAIAGLNVIRIINEPTAAALAYGLQKRANCVEERNIFIFDLGGGTFDVSVLTIKNNVFDVKATAGDTHLGGEDFDNRMVNHFVMEFKRKHNKDLSGNSRALRRLRTACERAKRTLSFDTEATVDIDALYEGIDFCSSLTRAKFEQLNLDLFEKCLKTVESCLIDSKINKSSVDDVVLVGGSSRIPKVQQLLQDFFMWKELCLSINPDEAVAYGAAVQASLLCEDTKNSLNLVLRDVTPLSLGKAVRGDAMSVVIPRNTSVPVQRSKVYVTTEDYISIMSVMVYEGERLKASENNLLGMFNFSIPPAPRGDILVNVCFSVDVDGILNVSAKEETGGNEKDITITSDKGRLTTLEIERMIQEAENFKAEDIKFMKKIEAVNGLDDYLYNMRKVMKDGSVSSMLNSIDKMKINAAMIKGKQLIDGKDQQETFVFMDFQRELENIFESAMEKINKGYSDEESDSDS